One window from the genome of Chrysemys picta bellii isolate R12L10 chromosome 15, ASM1138683v2, whole genome shotgun sequence encodes:
- the PISD gene encoding phosphatidylserine decarboxylase proenzyme, mitochondrial isoform X4: MVRCCKALSNPPPSCYNLRKVKIHVRRLRSGNSGSCAGEQHPQLESPGPAGSAGGTPNRRARFRLQFPQLALRRRLGQLSCMSRPALKLRSWPLTILYYLLPFGALKPLTRVGWRPMSRVSLYKSVPTRLLSRAWGRLNQVELPTWLRKPVYSLYIWTFGVNMKEAAVEDLHHYRNLSEFFRRKLKPQSRPVCCYHSVISPSDGKILNFGQVKNCEVEQVKGVTYSLESFLGPCTSTEDMQFSQTSSCSSLQNQLVTKEGNELYHCVIYLAPGDYHCFHSPTDWRVSHRRHFPGSLMSVNPGVARWIKELFCHNERVVLSGDWKHGFFSLTAVGATNVGSIRIYFDGDLRTNSPCYSKGSYNDFSFITNNNKEGIPMRKGEHLGEFNLGSTIVLIFEAPKNFSFHLKPGQKIRFGEALGSL; the protein is encoded by the exons ATGGTGAGATGCTGTAAAGCTTTATCTAACCCTCCTCCCTCTTGCTACAACCTCCGCAAAGTTAAAATTCATGTCCGACGGCTACGTTCAGGGAACAGCGGCAGCTGTGCCGGGGAGCAGCACCCGCAACTGGAGAGTCCAGGCCCAGCTGGCTCTGCCGGGGGCACACCAAATAGGAGAGCCCGTTTCAG GTTGCAATTCCCCCAGCTGGCCCTGAGGCGGAGGTTGGGCCAGCTGAGCTGTATGTCTAGGCCTGCTCTGAAACTCCGTTCTTGGCCTCTGACTATTCTCTATTATCTTCTGCCTTTCGGTGCTCTTAAACCCTTGACCAGAGTGGGATGGAGGCCTATGAGCAGG GTTTCTCTGTACAAATCGGTACCAACACGACTGCTTTCACGAGCCTGGGGTCGATTGAACCAGGTCGAGCTGCCCACCTGGCTCCGGAAGCCTGTCTACAGCCTGTATATCTGGACATTTGGAGTGAACATGAAGGAAGCAGCTGTCGAAGATCTTCATCACTATAGAAACCTCAGCGAGTTCTTCCGCAGGAAGCTGAAGCCCCAGTCCCGGCCAGTCTGCTGCTATCACAGTGTG ATCAGTCCCTCAGATGGAAAGATTCTGAACTTTGGACAAGTGAAAAACTGCGAAGTGGAACAGGTGAAGGGTGTCACCTACTCGCTGGAGTCCTTCCTGGGGCCGTGCACCAGCACGGAAGACATGCAGTTTAGCCAAA CCTCATCCTGCAGCTCATTGCAGAACCAGCTAGTCACAAAGGAGGGGAACGAGCTCTATCACTGTGTCATCTACCTGGCGCCTGGGGACTATCACTGCTTCCACTCACCCACCGACTGGAGAGTGTCGCACAGACGCCACTTCCCAG GCTCCCTGATGTCTGTGAATCCTGGTGTTGCCCGCTGGATCAAGGAACTCTTCTGCCATAATGAGCGGGTTGTACTTAGTGGTGATTGGAAACATGGCTTTTTCTCCCTAACAGCGGTAGGAGCCACAAATGTTGGCTCCATCCGCATCTACTTCGACGGG GATTTGCGTACTAACAGCCCCTGTTACTCCAAAGGCTCTTACAATGACTTCAGCTTCATAACCAACAATAACAAGGAGGGCATCCCCATGAGGAAAGGAGAACATTTAGGGGAGTTTAACCTGGGCTCGACCATCGTTCTGATCTTCGAGGCACCCAAGAACTTCAGCTTCCATCTCAAACCTGGACAGAAAATCCGCTTTGGAGAGGCTCTGGGGTCCCTTTAG
- the PISD gene encoding phosphatidylserine decarboxylase proenzyme, mitochondrial isoform X9 codes for MMCQSNTLQGPDLHTGKWLQFPQLALRRRLGQLSCMSRPALKLRSWPLTILYYLLPFGALKPLTRVGWRPMSRVSLYKSVPTRLLSRAWGRLNQVELPTWLRKPVYSLYIWTFGVNMKEAAVEDLHHYRNLSEFFRRKLKPQSRPVCCYHSVISPSDGKILNFGQVKNCEVEQVKGVTYSLESFLGPCTSTEDMQFSQTSSCSSLQNQLVTKEGNELYHCVIYLAPGDYHCFHSPTDWRVSHRRHFPGSLMSVNPGVARWIKELFCHNERVVLSGDWKHGFFSLTAVGATNVGSIRIYFDGDLRTNSPCYSKGSYNDFSFITNNNKEGIPMRKGEHLGEFNLGSTIVLIFEAPKNFSFHLKPGQKIRFGEALGSL; via the exons ATGATGTGTCAGTCAAACACCCTGCAgggaccagatctgcacacagggAAATG GTTGCAATTCCCCCAGCTGGCCCTGAGGCGGAGGTTGGGCCAGCTGAGCTGTATGTCTAGGCCTGCTCTGAAACTCCGTTCTTGGCCTCTGACTATTCTCTATTATCTTCTGCCTTTCGGTGCTCTTAAACCCTTGACCAGAGTGGGATGGAGGCCTATGAGCAGG GTTTCTCTGTACAAATCGGTACCAACACGACTGCTTTCACGAGCCTGGGGTCGATTGAACCAGGTCGAGCTGCCCACCTGGCTCCGGAAGCCTGTCTACAGCCTGTATATCTGGACATTTGGAGTGAACATGAAGGAAGCAGCTGTCGAAGATCTTCATCACTATAGAAACCTCAGCGAGTTCTTCCGCAGGAAGCTGAAGCCCCAGTCCCGGCCAGTCTGCTGCTATCACAGTGTG ATCAGTCCCTCAGATGGAAAGATTCTGAACTTTGGACAAGTGAAAAACTGCGAAGTGGAACAGGTGAAGGGTGTCACCTACTCGCTGGAGTCCTTCCTGGGGCCGTGCACCAGCACGGAAGACATGCAGTTTAGCCAAA CCTCATCCTGCAGCTCATTGCAGAACCAGCTAGTCACAAAGGAGGGGAACGAGCTCTATCACTGTGTCATCTACCTGGCGCCTGGGGACTATCACTGCTTCCACTCACCCACCGACTGGAGAGTGTCGCACAGACGCCACTTCCCAG GCTCCCTGATGTCTGTGAATCCTGGTGTTGCCCGCTGGATCAAGGAACTCTTCTGCCATAATGAGCGGGTTGTACTTAGTGGTGATTGGAAACATGGCTTTTTCTCCCTAACAGCGGTAGGAGCCACAAATGTTGGCTCCATCCGCATCTACTTCGACGGG GATTTGCGTACTAACAGCCCCTGTTACTCCAAAGGCTCTTACAATGACTTCAGCTTCATAACCAACAATAACAAGGAGGGCATCCCCATGAGGAAAGGAGAACATTTAGGGGAGTTTAACCTGGGCTCGACCATCGTTCTGATCTTCGAGGCACCCAAGAACTTCAGCTTCCATCTCAAACCTGGACAGAAAATCCGCTTTGGAGAGGCTCTGGGGTCCCTTTAG